The stretch of DNA ATCTCGCCCCCAATCGTCCGACGACGCGCCATCAACTCAAAATTGGCTCAATTCCAGTTTCCGGACAATATAATATCGCGCAAAAAATCGCCAGTTTTGACGCCGCACATGCCGCAGTTGAACTACAACTCATCGAAGACGAAGGCAATCAAGTCCTCCAGCGTTTATTGGATGGTGAATTTCAAGCCGCTATTATTCGCGACACCCAGACAAAAGGGTTACAGCCAACCGAGTTTCAAAAGCAGCCCTTGCTCGCTGACGAATTAAAAATAATTTTGCCCATCGGACATCCCCTTGCCAACCAGAAGACCATTCGGATGTACGACTTAGTTAACACCCCAATCGCCACTTTACCACCGGGTTCTGGTGTCTATGAACCAATCATGGCCTTATTTGCCCGTCAAAACTTGAAGCCGCATATTTTCTTTGAGAGCACCCATATCGAAACGCTATTAGGCATGCTACCAGGCAATAACAATATCACCTTTCTCTTCAAACAATCGGTCACACCATTTATGACTAGCGATTTTGTGATGCGCTCATTGGCGATTCCGTTTATTAGTCAACTTAACTTTGTTTACCCACAACGCGAAGGTAACCAGCTGATGACCAATTTAATTGATTACTTGATGACTAACGCTCAAAAGACGGCAACTAACAAACTATGAAGACTGTTTTAGCTGGACTTAAATGACACGCTCACTTTATTCACAAGGAAGGGACCACATCATGAAAAAGAATGACCGCATCGTTGTCTATCCCGCAATTTTAACGCCAGATCCCGATGAACCAGATTTTTACGCCGTTGAATTTCCAGATGTTTCTGGCGCCCTAAGCCAGGGTAAGGGCATTGCTAATGCGATGGCTATGGGCTCCGAAGCACTCGGCTTAATGCTTTCCGATGCGCGAAATTTACCCACCGCGACCGATATTAAAACGATAAAACAGGCTAATAAAAACGCGATAATCACTTATATCACCACAAACTTAACTGAAATTGCTAAAAAAGTAAGAAAACCACTCGTTCGCAAGAATGTCACTATTCCAGAAAATTTGGCTGAACAAGCAAAAGCTAATGGCATTAATTTTAGTGAGGTGCTGACGCA from Lactiplantibacillus brownii encodes:
- a CDS encoding LysR family transcriptional regulator, giving the protein MTINDIQAYIMVYDLRHISNAAVELHMSQSELSKRMSAVENELNIKLIDTYNKRRLQITPAGETFYHHALKMINDYEAMMHDLAPNRPTTRHQLKIGSIPVSGQYNIAQKIASFDAAHAAVELQLIEDEGNQVLQRLLDGEFQAAIIRDTQTKGLQPTEFQKQPLLADELKIILPIGHPLANQKTIRMYDLVNTPIATLPPGSGVYEPIMALFARQNLKPHIFFESTHIETLLGMLPGNNNITFLFKQSVTPFMTSDFVMRSLAIPFISQLNFVYPQREGNQLMTNLIDYLMTNAQKTATNKL
- a CDS encoding type II toxin-antitoxin system HicB family antitoxin, yielding MKKNDRIVVYPAILTPDPDEPDFYAVEFPDVSGALSQGKGIANAMAMGSEALGLMLSDARNLPTATDIKTIKQANKNAIITYITTNLTEIAKKVRKPLVRKNVTIPENLAEQAKANGINFSEVLTQALTERLEA